A DNA window from Fodinibius sp. Rm-B-1B1-1 contains the following coding sequences:
- the sucB gene encoding 2-oxoglutarate dehydrogenase, E2 component, dihydrolipoamide succinyltransferase: MARVEVEMPQMGESVMEGTVIEWSKEIGDEVEEDETLLEIATDKVDTEVPSPQAGILIEKLAKEGDTIEVGQPIAVIETDADAADTSGDSGSTEEEAEESETEEGSSAPETSETEESPEETGGGDADDEGERVEVQMPQMGESVMEGTVIEWAKAIGDEVEEDETLLEISTDKVDTEVPSPQAGTLVEILVEEGDTVEVGQTIAVIATGKAASGAASTTKPTSDTQKKEETTSTQEQKSQPAASTSTNGAPSGGSEPQRIGSDGRFYSPLVRSIAKEEGISQEELESIEGSGQGGRVSKEDVMSYLEDRKAGKAQQTAQPSGGLSKPSMQSQPAAKGKEGSISAGELDVQRPSENVERVKMDRMRKMIAEHMVKSKQTSAHVTTFSEVDVTNLVRWREANKQEFQERAGVKLTYTPLFIEKMIQAIREFPLINSSVDTENDEILLKRDINFGLAVALGEGGKGGLIVPVIKHAQEKNLVGLAKSVNDLAIKARNKNLNPDDLVGGTITLTNYGSVGNLMGTPIINQPQVAIIGTGAIEKRPVVRETSEGDVIAIRHMMYLSMSYDHRIVDGAHGGAFLNRVKELLENFDPERAV; the protein is encoded by the coding sequence ATGGCCAGAGTTGAAGTAGAAATGCCCCAGATGGGCGAATCGGTAATGGAAGGCACCGTTATTGAATGGAGTAAAGAGATCGGTGATGAAGTAGAAGAAGATGAAACGCTTCTTGAAATTGCTACTGACAAAGTAGATACCGAAGTGCCCTCACCCCAAGCTGGAATTCTTATTGAAAAATTAGCCAAAGAAGGCGATACCATTGAGGTCGGCCAACCCATTGCAGTTATAGAAACGGATGCTGATGCGGCCGATACTTCAGGTGACAGTGGATCTACAGAGGAAGAAGCCGAAGAATCAGAGACGGAAGAAGGTTCTTCTGCGCCAGAGACTTCGGAGACTGAGGAGTCTCCCGAAGAAACAGGTGGTGGAGATGCTGATGACGAAGGCGAACGTGTTGAGGTTCAGATGCCTCAAATGGGTGAATCAGTGATGGAAGGTACGGTCATTGAATGGGCTAAGGCCATCGGTGATGAAGTGGAAGAAGATGAAACACTTTTAGAAATTTCTACAGATAAAGTAGATACGGAAGTGCCTTCGCCCCAAGCCGGTACATTGGTTGAAATTCTGGTTGAAGAAGGGGACACCGTCGAGGTTGGACAAACCATTGCTGTTATTGCTACCGGCAAGGCCGCTTCGGGTGCTGCTTCAACTACAAAGCCTACATCTGATACTCAGAAGAAAGAAGAAACGACATCAACACAAGAGCAAAAATCACAACCTGCTGCATCTACCAGTACAAATGGGGCACCCTCTGGTGGAAGTGAACCACAGCGTATTGGCAGTGACGGACGATTCTATTCTCCGTTAGTTCGGTCTATTGCTAAGGAAGAAGGCATCTCCCAAGAAGAGCTGGAAAGTATTGAAGGTTCTGGTCAGGGCGGCCGCGTTTCCAAAGAGGATGTGATGAGTTACCTTGAAGATCGTAAGGCTGGCAAGGCACAACAAACTGCACAGCCTTCAGGTGGACTCAGTAAGCCGAGCATGCAATCACAGCCTGCTGCAAAAGGTAAGGAAGGATCTATTTCTGCCGGTGAACTTGATGTGCAACGCCCATCCGAAAATGTCGAGCGCGTCAAGATGGATCGTATGCGTAAGATGATTGCCGAGCACATGGTGAAATCTAAGCAGACGTCGGCCCATGTAACCACTTTTTCTGAAGTGGATGTAACCAATTTGGTCCGCTGGCGCGAAGCTAATAAGCAGGAATTCCAGGAGCGGGCTGGTGTTAAGCTGACCTATACGCCACTTTTCATTGAAAAAATGATTCAGGCTATACGCGAGTTTCCGCTTATCAACAGTTCGGTGGATACCGAGAATGATGAAATTCTGTTGAAGCGTGATATCAACTTTGGCTTGGCCGTGGCGCTGGGTGAAGGGGGTAAAGGCGGATTGATTGTCCCTGTGATTAAGCATGCACAAGAGAAAAATCTTGTCGGCTTGGCAAAATCGGTTAACGATCTTGCGATCAAGGCGCGGAACAAGAACTTGAATCCCGATGACTTGGTTGGCGGAACGATTACGCTTACAAACTACGGAAGTGTAGGTAACCTGATGGGTACGCCTATTATCAATCAGCCACAAGTTGCTATTATCGGAACGGGTGCTATTGAAAAACGTCCCGTTGTGCGCGAAACGTCGGAAGGGGATGTGATTGCCATTCGACACATGATGTATCTCTCAATGAGTTACGATCACCGTATTGTTGATGGTGCTCATGGCGGAGCATTCCTTAACCGAGTTAAAGAGCTACTCGAAAACTTCGATCCCGAGCGCGCGGTGTAA
- the panC gene encoding pantoate--beta-alanine ligase: MAINPFFIGNYMESQRSIADIRDKVQSFKREGNTVAFVPTMGALHEGHLSLFRLAQQKADKVIASIYVNPEQFAPDEDFEEYPRELQDDLEKCEEEGVAAVFAPTDEIMYPGKQFLSIEVDELNEYMDGGSRPGFFEGILLVVNKLFNIIKPDFAVFGQKDIQQFRILQQMVTEFNHDIELVMGPIKRANDGLALSSRNKYLDDEQRKLAPGLYRSLQYVGKQIVDGAKNVELLLDHQKNELEAKGFKIDYLNLFSFEKMKPVTSPQANSKYILAGAVYLGETRLIDNIIIEK; the protein is encoded by the coding sequence ATGGCAATAAACCCCTTCTTTATTGGGAATTATATGGAATCACAGCGAAGCATTGCAGACATTCGTGACAAAGTACAATCCTTTAAGAGGGAGGGAAATACGGTCGCATTTGTGCCCACGATGGGAGCACTGCACGAGGGACATCTGTCCCTTTTTCGGCTTGCTCAACAAAAGGCTGATAAGGTCATTGCTTCTATCTATGTAAATCCCGAACAGTTTGCTCCTGATGAGGATTTTGAGGAATATCCGCGAGAGTTACAAGATGATCTGGAAAAGTGCGAAGAAGAAGGAGTTGCAGCTGTTTTTGCACCCACTGATGAGATTATGTATCCCGGGAAGCAGTTTTTAAGTATTGAGGTGGATGAACTTAATGAATATATGGATGGCGGTTCGCGCCCAGGTTTTTTTGAGGGAATTTTGCTGGTTGTAAATAAGCTCTTCAATATTATCAAACCTGATTTTGCGGTGTTCGGTCAAAAGGATATCCAGCAGTTCCGTATTCTGCAGCAGATGGTCACCGAATTTAATCATGATATTGAATTGGTCATGGGGCCAATCAAGCGAGCGAATGACGGATTGGCGTTGAGTAGTCGTAATAAGTATCTGGATGATGAACAGCGTAAATTAGCACCGGGTTTATATCGTTCGCTGCAGTATGTGGGGAAGCAGATCGTTGATGGAGCAAAAAACGTTGAATTACTGTTAGATCATCAGAAAAACGAATTGGAAGCAAAAGGGTTTAAAATTGATTATCTTAACCTGTTTTCGTTTGAGAAGATGAAACCGGTTACCAGTCCCCAGGCAAACAGTAAATATATCTTGGCCGGCGCCGTGTACTTAGGCGAAACACGTTTAATTGATAATATCATTATTGAAAAATAG
- the panD gene encoding aspartate 1-decarboxylase: MKLTMFKSKLHQMKVTEANLHYEGSITIDQELLDESGILPYEKVQVVNITNGERLETYTIPGDAGSRVCCLNGAAARKTQVGDRVIIISYAEMTPEEAKDFKPKVVIVDENNDPKTIVEDTEYATKYDLKKGVVDNTVVDE, encoded by the coding sequence ATGAAGCTAACGATGTTCAAATCTAAATTGCATCAGATGAAGGTAACTGAGGCAAACCTTCATTATGAGGGAAGCATTACCATTGACCAAGAGCTATTGGATGAGTCGGGTATTCTTCCTTATGAAAAAGTGCAGGTCGTAAATATTACCAATGGTGAACGTCTTGAAACTTATACAATTCCTGGTGATGCCGGTTCGCGCGTTTGTTGTCTAAATGGAGCTGCGGCGCGAAAAACGCAAGTGGGCGATCGGGTTATTATTATTTCTTATGCCGAGATGACGCCCGAAGAGGCCAAAGACTTCAAGCCCAAGGTGGTTATTGTGGATGAGAATAATGATCCCAAAACTATTGTTGAGGATACCGAATATGCCACCAAGTATGATCTAAAAAAGGGCGTGGTGGACAATACGGTGGTTGACGAATAA